One segment of Papaver somniferum cultivar HN1 unplaced genomic scaffold, ASM357369v1 unplaced-scaffold_137, whole genome shotgun sequence DNA contains the following:
- the LOC113335022 gene encoding uncharacterized protein LOC113335022, with translation MIRRVVYQPVRIEISYAMNHLTTMVVAGLGALFLYSGLLVLLVAMMMTKLAIIPFTVLSETLFLNKVCDSELCGSVCHQIVYRFVSLYLSLRKLITCIGADSGLVYNFW, from the exons ATGATAAGAAGAGTAGTTTAT CAACCAGTTAGGATCGAGATTAGTTATGCAATGAACCATCTAACAACTATG GTGGTTGCTGGGTTGGGGGCATTGTTCCTGTACTCTGGATTGTTGGTACTGTTAGTGGCAATGATG ATGACGAAACTTGCAATTATACCCTTTACAGTACTGTCAGAGACCCTGTTCCTTAACAAG GTATGCGATTCTGAGTTGTGCGGCTCAGTTTGTCATCAGATAGTTTATCGTTTTGTCAGTTTGTACTTATCTTTAAGAAAACTTATCACTTGTATTGGTGCTGATTCAGGTTTAGTTTACAATTTTTGGTGA